One window from the genome of Rhodococcus sp. ABRD24 encodes:
- a CDS encoding VOC family protein, with translation MPTRDSAPLGAPCWVDLQTSGVDRAAAFYDAMFGWTHETSGEEYGGYVMFFKDAKPVAGMMPGEPGNPYVDVWTTYLATADADATAKAVADSGGQVMMEPMTVPAAGRMAMFMDPSGGVVGAWQPAEHKGFGVMGEHGAPAWFELVSKNYDAALPFYRDVFGWNLESLSDTDEFRYTTGKFDDNVLAGIFDASTAMPAEVPSHWQMFVQVDNTDDAVAKLVELGGTVLRDPWDSEHGRMANVADPNGAQFMIVGPSAAG, from the coding sequence ATGCCCACCCGTGATTCCGCGCCGCTCGGCGCGCCCTGCTGGGTCGATCTGCAGACCTCCGGCGTCGATCGCGCCGCAGCGTTCTACGACGCGATGTTCGGCTGGACCCATGAGACATCCGGCGAGGAGTACGGCGGCTATGTGATGTTCTTCAAGGATGCGAAGCCGGTGGCCGGCATGATGCCCGGCGAGCCCGGCAATCCGTATGTCGACGTCTGGACCACCTACCTTGCGACTGCCGACGCAGATGCCACCGCGAAGGCGGTGGCCGACTCGGGCGGTCAGGTGATGATGGAGCCGATGACGGTGCCGGCGGCGGGCCGGATGGCGATGTTCATGGACCCGTCGGGTGGTGTCGTCGGGGCCTGGCAGCCGGCCGAGCACAAAGGCTTCGGGGTGATGGGTGAGCATGGTGCCCCCGCGTGGTTCGAACTGGTCAGCAAGAACTACGACGCGGCGCTGCCGTTCTACCGCGACGTGTTCGGGTGGAACCTCGAATCTCTCAGTGACACCGATGAATTCCGTTACACCACAGGGAAGTTCGATGACAACGTCCTCGCCGGGATATTCGACGCGAGCACCGCGATGCCGGCGGAGGTACCGTCGCACTGGCAAATGTTCGTTCAGGTAGACAACACCGACGACGCCGTCGCCAAGCTCGTGGAACTCGGCGGGACGGTGCTGCGCGATCCGTGGGATTCCGAACACGGGCGGATGGCGAACGTCGCCGACCCGAACGGTGCGCAGTTCATGATCGTCGGCCCGTCGGCGGCCGGGTAG
- the tsaE gene encoding tRNA (adenosine(37)-N6)-threonylcarbamoyltransferase complex ATPase subunit type 1 TsaE — MPADTRMASEGTVTLPTVEDTEAFGRRLAHDLVAGALVVLDGPLGAGKTALTRGIAAGLGVHGRVTSPTFIIAREHRPGTRPGGGAPVSMVHVDAYRLSESAADMLDELDALDLDTDLADAVVVVEWGEGVVEHLAERHLRVRLRREPDSDVRTASWEWVSGPAAR; from the coding sequence ATGCCGGCTGACACTCGGATGGCGAGCGAGGGCACGGTGACGCTGCCCACAGTCGAGGACACCGAGGCGTTCGGGCGGCGCCTGGCCCACGACCTGGTCGCGGGTGCCCTGGTGGTGCTCGACGGCCCACTCGGCGCTGGTAAGACTGCGCTGACCCGGGGCATCGCCGCCGGACTCGGGGTCCACGGACGGGTGACGTCGCCGACGTTCATCATCGCACGCGAGCACCGTCCCGGGACGAGACCTGGTGGCGGCGCACCCGTTTCGATGGTTCACGTAGATGCCTATCGGCTCAGTGAGAGCGCCGCCGACATGCTCGACGAACTCGACGCGCTGGATCTCGACACCGATCTGGCCGATGCAGTCGTCGTCGTCGAATGGGGAGAGGGCGTCGTCGAACACCTCGCCGAGCGACACCTGCGGGTGCGGCTGCGGCGCGAACCAGATTCCGACGTGCGTACTGCAAGCTGGGAGTGGGTGTCCGGTCCCGCCGCCCGCTGA
- a CDS encoding N-acyl-D-amino-acid deacylase translates to MADAVVIDLAEVRAAARALRTSADAVGGAARTVSDCGFGPSVAGRDCGAHGAAIREGYLRLARALGMWASASAGSAQVLDSTAAGYSRQESTNTSRFGLR, encoded by the coding sequence ATGGCAGACGCGGTAGTGATCGATCTCGCAGAGGTGCGGGCAGCGGCGCGGGCGCTGCGCACGAGCGCTGACGCGGTCGGGGGCGCGGCACGGACCGTCTCCGACTGCGGGTTCGGGCCCTCAGTCGCCGGACGGGACTGCGGCGCGCACGGCGCCGCGATCCGGGAGGGGTACCTCCGCCTGGCCCGTGCACTCGGCATGTGGGCGTCGGCTTCGGCAGGTTCCGCGCAGGTGCTCGACTCGACGGCGGCCGGTTACAGCCGTCAGGAATCCACGAACACCTCGCGATTCGGCTTGCGGTAA
- a CDS encoding oxygenase MpaB family protein gives MSEAVGNIADQEPSRRQDDGLFGPDSITWRLFADPASSLGAVCGILLQTLNPDMMTLFSKVSDNYGDPAGRAARTVKYLDTTVFGDTAHALAAGEAVRRMHRHAKWTDERTGRVLVADEPDWLVWTHNTLVWGILRSSELYGPSLTAAERDRFVVEQHKAAELVGIDPATLASTEAELDAYIHAQVEWLAVTLPAAEATVALRKPTLKGNPIKVVSSVVIQDGIIALLPEWARTMFGVAGRPMSLGGAARATRLLMAAARRNKPYEKLIADILKQVDAHPYRKVRGIDGVRR, from the coding sequence ATGAGCGAGGCGGTCGGGAACATTGCAGACCAGGAACCGAGCCGACGGCAGGACGACGGGCTCTTCGGCCCGGACAGCATCACCTGGCGCCTGTTCGCCGATCCGGCGTCCTCGCTGGGCGCGGTCTGCGGCATCCTGCTCCAGACCCTGAACCCTGACATGATGACGCTGTTCAGCAAGGTCTCCGACAACTACGGCGATCCGGCAGGCCGGGCGGCGCGCACCGTCAAGTACCTCGACACCACCGTCTTCGGGGACACCGCGCACGCCCTCGCTGCCGGCGAAGCGGTGCGGCGCATGCACCGCCACGCCAAGTGGACCGACGAGCGCACCGGCCGCGTCCTGGTCGCCGACGAGCCCGACTGGCTCGTGTGGACGCACAACACCCTCGTGTGGGGCATCCTGCGCAGCTCCGAACTGTACGGACCGAGCCTCACGGCGGCCGAACGCGACCGCTTCGTCGTCGAGCAGCACAAGGCGGCCGAACTCGTCGGCATCGACCCGGCGACGCTGGCCTCCACCGAGGCCGAACTCGACGCCTACATCCATGCCCAGGTGGAGTGGCTGGCCGTCACGCTGCCCGCCGCGGAGGCCACCGTCGCGCTGCGCAAGCCGACGCTGAAGGGCAACCCGATCAAGGTCGTGTCGTCGGTCGTGATCCAGGACGGCATCATCGCGCTGCTGCCCGAGTGGGCGCGCACCATGTTCGGCGTCGCCGGCCGCCCGATGAGCCTCGGCGGCGCCGCCCGGGCGACCCGCCTGCTCATGGCCGCCGCCCGGCGCAACAAGCCCTACGAGAAGCTGATCGCAGACATTCTGAAGCAGGTCGATGCGCACCCGTACCGCAAGGTGCGCGGCATCGACGGGGTACGCCGCTGA
- a CDS encoding dienelactone hydrolase family protein codes for MAQTPKSLVSKLSKRGPHRVLRGDLALAGQPGLVYTPAEGFNLPAVAFAHDWMVGVGNYADTLEHLASWGIVAAAPNTERGPVPSHIGLAADLGTCLDICTGVRLGPGRISVHPDRLAFAGHGMGGGIAVLAAAQREQVAAVAALFPAPTAPSAVVVAARITAPGLVLSGSKDVDSLTSDALALGAAWQGPALRRTLDKASASGLIEGRRLLGALGIGGSERRTQQLTRALLTGFLLFHLTGDKTYAPFGDADAEFPGAHPPVAADSAGEPETAEHRAGVQISQLLGR; via the coding sequence GTGGCGCAGACACCGAAGTCCCTGGTATCCAAGCTGTCCAAGCGTGGCCCACACCGGGTCCTGCGCGGCGATCTGGCACTAGCCGGCCAGCCCGGCCTGGTCTACACGCCGGCGGAGGGCTTCAATCTCCCAGCCGTGGCCTTCGCACACGACTGGATGGTCGGCGTCGGCAACTACGCCGACACACTCGAGCACCTCGCCTCGTGGGGCATCGTCGCGGCCGCCCCCAACACCGAACGCGGCCCGGTGCCATCGCATATCGGGCTCGCCGCCGACCTCGGCACGTGCCTGGACATCTGCACCGGTGTGCGGCTCGGGCCCGGCCGGATCAGCGTCCACCCGGACCGCCTCGCCTTCGCGGGGCACGGGATGGGCGGGGGAATCGCCGTCCTCGCCGCCGCCCAGCGCGAACAGGTCGCGGCCGTCGCGGCCCTGTTCCCTGCCCCGACCGCACCGTCGGCTGTGGTCGTCGCCGCGAGGATCACCGCACCGGGACTCGTCCTCTCCGGCTCGAAGGACGTCGATTCACTGACCAGCGACGCCCTCGCCCTCGGCGCGGCGTGGCAGGGTCCGGCGCTGCGGCGCACACTCGACAAGGCGTCCGCGTCCGGTCTGATCGAGGGCCGACGCCTGCTCGGCGCCCTCGGCATCGGGGGGTCCGAACGCCGCACCCAGCAACTCACCCGAGCGCTGCTCACCGGATTCCTGCTCTTCCACCTCACCGGCGACAAGACATACGCGCCATTCGGTGATGCGGACGCCGAATTCCCCGGCGCGCACCCGCCGGTCGCTGCGGACTCCGCCGGCGAGCCCGAGACCGCCGAGCACCGCGCCGGGGTTCAGATCAGCCAGCTGCTGGGACGGTAA
- a CDS encoding cupredoxin domain-containing protein — protein MNRLATATITGITLAAVLSGCTDTSADEPEVGSELTVKVANMTYSPTSITISAGQKVTWVFDDRGTPHDVVGVGDAKAVLRSPLKTSGSWEFTFTQPGTYNYTCSLHPDMLGVVIVT, from the coding sequence ATGAACCGACTGGCAACCGCCACGATCACCGGAATCACTTTGGCCGCAGTACTTTCCGGGTGCACCGACACCTCAGCCGACGAGCCCGAGGTCGGCAGCGAGCTCACGGTGAAGGTCGCGAACATGACGTACTCACCGACCTCGATCACCATCTCCGCAGGACAGAAGGTCACATGGGTCTTCGACGATCGCGGCACCCCCCACGATGTCGTCGGAGTCGGCGATGCCAAGGCCGTCCTGCGCAGTCCGCTGAAGACGTCCGGGTCCTGGGAATTCACCTTCACCCAGCCGGGTACCTACAACTACACATGCTCGCTGCATCCGGACATGCTCGGTGTCGTCATCGTGACGTGA
- a CDS encoding alpha/beta hydrolase, with amino-acid sequence MNILNRLGLFGGVAGLAAVGTLAGLNAVKAVTTRRGPEIYGAEDFASMSRDRSRTVRAEDGVALLVREVGPDDAPLTVIFVHGYCLRMESWHFQRQQLAELWGSDVRMVFYDQRGHGESGMPAVESCTIAQLGRDLVTVIEEVAPSGPVVLVGHSMGGMTILAMARQFPELFDDKVIGVGLLATTAAGLNKSGLGRNLDNPVIDAFRLAVRTAPGMVQQARGAARAVIAPILRAASYGTDVSPRLVDFSEGILNSTSVVTIVNFLESLELHDESEALPVLSDTPVLVLCGDADMIIPFSSSRSLAAALPCAELVRVRDAGHLVELEFPQVTSDAIDRLVRRAVSIRRNVAPAIELERSDAG; translated from the coding sequence GTGAACATCCTGAACAGGCTGGGCCTGTTCGGAGGTGTGGCGGGGCTTGCCGCCGTCGGCACGCTCGCGGGACTCAACGCTGTCAAGGCCGTGACGACGCGCCGCGGCCCCGAGATCTACGGTGCCGAGGACTTCGCGTCGATGTCCCGGGACCGGAGCCGGACAGTCAGGGCGGAGGACGGCGTCGCGTTGCTGGTGCGGGAGGTCGGCCCGGATGACGCGCCGCTCACGGTGATCTTCGTGCACGGGTACTGCCTGCGGATGGAGTCGTGGCACTTCCAGCGACAGCAACTCGCCGAACTCTGGGGCAGCGATGTCCGCATGGTGTTCTACGACCAGCGTGGCCACGGTGAATCGGGGATGCCCGCGGTGGAGAGTTGCACCATTGCGCAGCTCGGACGCGACCTCGTGACGGTGATCGAGGAGGTGGCGCCGTCCGGACCGGTGGTACTCGTCGGGCACTCGATGGGTGGTATGACAATCCTCGCGATGGCTCGGCAGTTCCCGGAGTTGTTCGACGACAAGGTGATCGGCGTCGGCCTGTTGGCGACGACTGCGGCGGGCCTGAACAAGTCGGGCCTTGGCCGCAACCTCGACAACCCGGTGATCGACGCCTTCCGGCTCGCGGTGCGTACTGCCCCCGGGATGGTCCAGCAGGCACGCGGGGCGGCGCGCGCGGTGATCGCACCGATCCTGCGGGCCGCGTCGTACGGCACGGACGTCAGCCCGCGACTGGTGGACTTTTCCGAGGGCATTCTCAACTCGACTTCAGTCGTGACCATCGTCAACTTCCTCGAGTCGCTCGAACTGCACGACGAGTCCGAGGCCCTGCCTGTGCTGTCGGATACGCCGGTCCTGGTGCTGTGCGGCGACGCCGACATGATCATCCCGTTCTCGAGCTCCAGGTCGCTCGCCGCCGCGCTGCCGTGTGCGGAGCTGGTCCGGGTCCGCGACGCAGGCCATCTCGTGGAGCTCGAGTTCCCGCAGGTAACCTCCGATGCTATCGATCGGCTGGTCCGGCGCGCCGTGTCGATACGAAGGAATGTGGCGCCGGCAATCGAACTGGAGCGCAGCGATGCCGGCTGA
- a CDS encoding NAD(P)H-hydrate dehydratase, producing the protein MRKYFTTSQVKAAEAPLLASLPDGALMRRAAYGLARVATAELRARTGGVVGRTVTLLVGSGDNGGDALWAGTMLRRRGASVTAVLLDPARAHAAGLAAFTAAGGRVSSDPGTPDLVLDGIVGISGKGPLRPAAAAMVADLDAPIVAVDLPSGVDPDTGAVEGPAVTAEVTVAFGALKPVHVLAGARCGRVELVPIGLELPDPDLTALDASEVGRLWPVPRASDDKYSQGVVGIVAGSDRYPGAAVLSSGAAVTATAGMVRYAGRAATHVLDHWPEVVAAPSPAEAGRVQAWVVGPGIGTDAVALDDVRTVLASDQPVLVDADGLNLLAERPELVRGRSAATLLTPHAGEFERLTGVAPAPDRVAATRALAAEWGVTVLLKGRSTVIADPHGRVYVNEAGSSWAATAGSGDVLSGIVGALMATGLEPALAAAVGARAHSLAANLGAREGAEETGEAGLAPISASTLLGHLRAAVRILRSHVCES; encoded by the coding sequence ATGCGGAAGTACTTCACGACGTCGCAGGTCAAAGCCGCCGAGGCGCCGCTGCTCGCGAGCCTGCCGGACGGCGCTCTGATGCGGCGCGCAGCGTACGGGCTGGCGCGGGTCGCGACCGCGGAACTGCGTGCCCGGACCGGCGGCGTGGTCGGTCGCACTGTCACGCTGCTGGTGGGGTCGGGCGACAACGGCGGAGACGCGCTGTGGGCCGGGACGATGTTGCGTAGGCGGGGAGCGTCGGTCACAGCGGTCCTGCTCGACCCGGCCCGTGCCCATGCAGCGGGGCTCGCGGCGTTCACCGCGGCGGGCGGCCGAGTCTCATCGGACCCGGGCACACCTGATCTGGTGCTCGACGGCATTGTCGGGATCTCCGGCAAGGGTCCGCTGCGTCCTGCGGCCGCCGCGATGGTCGCGGACCTCGATGCCCCGATCGTCGCGGTGGACCTGCCGAGCGGCGTCGACCCCGACACCGGTGCCGTCGAGGGTCCCGCCGTCACCGCCGAGGTGACGGTCGCGTTCGGGGCGCTCAAACCCGTGCACGTGCTGGCCGGCGCCCGGTGCGGTCGCGTCGAACTGGTGCCCATCGGCCTGGAGCTGCCGGATCCCGACCTGACCGCGCTCGACGCGTCGGAGGTGGGTCGGTTGTGGCCTGTGCCCCGCGCCTCCGACGACAAGTACTCGCAGGGCGTGGTGGGGATCGTGGCCGGGAGCGACCGCTATCCGGGCGCCGCAGTACTGTCCTCGGGCGCCGCGGTGACCGCGACGGCCGGCATGGTGCGGTACGCGGGCCGAGCCGCCACGCATGTGCTCGACCACTGGCCCGAGGTGGTCGCGGCGCCGTCTCCGGCAGAAGCCGGGCGAGTGCAGGCGTGGGTCGTCGGACCCGGAATCGGCACCGACGCCGTGGCGCTCGACGACGTACGCACGGTCCTGGCATCGGATCAGCCGGTGCTGGTCGACGCTGACGGCTTGAACCTGCTGGCCGAGCGCCCGGAGCTGGTGCGTGGCCGCAGTGCCGCGACGCTACTGACCCCTCATGCGGGCGAGTTCGAGCGGCTCACCGGCGTAGCGCCCGCCCCGGACCGGGTGGCTGCGACGAGGGCGCTGGCCGCCGAGTGGGGTGTCACGGTCCTGCTGAAGGGGCGGTCGACGGTGATCGCCGATCCGCACGGCCGCGTGTACGTCAACGAGGCGGGCAGTTCGTGGGCGGCCACCGCCGGGTCGGGCGACGTGCTCTCGGGCATCGTGGGAGCCCTGATGGCGACAGGCCTCGAACCGGCTCTTGCCGCTGCGGTGGGTGCGCGGGCGCATTCACTCGCGGCCAACCTTGGTGCGCGCGAGGGCGCCGAGGAGACCGGAGAGGCCGGGCTTGCGCCGATCTCGGCGTCGACTCTGCTCGGGCACTTACGGGCGGCGGTCCGGATTCTTCGCTCACATGTGTGCGAATCGTGA
- the alr gene encoding alanine racemase, with protein sequence MTGAPQAEAVIDLDAVAHNVRILREHAGDAAVMAVVKADAYNHGAVPVARAALAAGARELGVTTLAEGLELKNAGIDVPVLSWLHTADSDYAPAIAAGVELGLSSPRHLAAVAAAAREVGVAAVVTIKVDTGLNRNGVSREEWTDFLKELARVQAEGAVRFKGVFSHLAHADEPHHPVIDDQRDRFMGALADAKRIGLMPEAAHLSNSAATLTRADLRFDMVRPGIAIYGLSPVPDLGTFGLRPVMTFRSRVALVKKVAAGEGVSYGHTWVAPHDTTVALLPVGYADGVPRALGGRFEVWLGDDRRPGIGRVCMDQLIVDLGPDGAGVREGDTAVFFGSGQDGVPHAQDWADALGTIHYEVVTSVRGRTVRTYVGGSGGMS encoded by the coding sequence GTGACGGGGGCGCCGCAGGCGGAAGCGGTGATCGATCTCGACGCGGTCGCCCACAACGTCCGGATACTGCGCGAACATGCGGGCGATGCGGCCGTCATGGCGGTAGTGAAGGCGGACGCGTACAACCACGGTGCGGTGCCGGTTGCGCGGGCCGCGCTGGCGGCGGGGGCGCGTGAGCTGGGTGTGACGACACTCGCCGAAGGCCTCGAACTCAAGAATGCGGGCATCGACGTCCCGGTGCTGTCGTGGCTGCATACCGCCGATTCGGACTATGCCCCGGCGATCGCCGCGGGCGTCGAGCTGGGGCTGTCGTCGCCGCGACATCTCGCGGCCGTCGCTGCTGCCGCGCGTGAGGTCGGTGTGGCCGCGGTCGTGACGATCAAGGTCGATACCGGACTCAACCGCAACGGTGTCTCACGGGAAGAGTGGACCGACTTCCTGAAGGAGCTTGCGCGTGTGCAGGCGGAGGGGGCCGTCCGGTTCAAGGGCGTCTTCTCACATCTCGCGCACGCCGACGAGCCGCATCACCCGGTAATCGACGATCAACGCGACCGCTTCATGGGTGCACTCGCGGATGCCAAGCGGATCGGGCTGATGCCGGAGGCGGCTCACCTGTCGAACTCGGCGGCCACCCTCACACGCGCTGACCTGCGATTCGACATGGTTCGGCCCGGAATTGCGATATACGGACTGTCCCCGGTACCGGACCTGGGGACGTTCGGCCTACGGCCGGTCATGACGTTCCGATCGAGGGTGGCGCTGGTGAAGAAGGTGGCAGCTGGTGAGGGTGTGTCCTACGGGCACACATGGGTGGCCCCGCACGACACGACGGTCGCGTTGCTGCCGGTCGGATACGCGGACGGTGTTCCGCGGGCTCTCGGTGGCCGGTTCGAGGTCTGGCTCGGCGACGATCGGCGACCGGGCATCGGGCGCGTATGCATGGATCAGCTGATCGTGGACCTGGGGCCGGACGGTGCAGGCGTCCGTGAGGGGGATACCGCGGTGTTCTTCGGAAGTGGTCAGGACGGCGTACCGCACGCGCAGGACTGGGCCGACGCCCTCGGCACCATCCACTACGAAGTGGTGACATCGGTGCGGGGACGAACGGTGCGAACCTATGTCGGCGGATCGGGCGGTATGTCGTGA
- the tsaB gene encoding tRNA (adenosine(37)-N6)-threonylcarbamoyltransferase complex dimerization subunit type 1 TsaB, giving the protein MLVLAIDTSTPAVTAGVVSLDRDSDSGDARLLAVRITVDARAHAEVLTPQVLECLTESGHTAADLDAVVVGVGPGPFTGLRVGMATAAAFGDALGIPVHGVCSLDAIAADVAGDGDLLVVTDARRREVYWARYSGGERVAGPDVIKPSELDAAPSRVIAGSASHVDMFDLPVEPVETPSPAGLVAVAAQALRVGVEPEPLVPLYLRRPDAVELADRKK; this is encoded by the coding sequence GTGCTTGTCCTTGCCATCGATACCTCCACTCCCGCCGTCACCGCGGGTGTTGTGAGCCTCGACCGTGATTCGGATTCCGGTGATGCCCGGCTACTCGCGGTCCGGATCACCGTCGACGCCCGCGCGCACGCGGAGGTCCTGACCCCGCAGGTCCTCGAGTGCCTCACGGAATCGGGGCATACCGCTGCCGATCTGGATGCCGTCGTCGTCGGTGTCGGTCCCGGACCGTTCACCGGTCTGCGTGTCGGGATGGCGACCGCCGCGGCGTTCGGTGATGCGCTGGGCATCCCGGTCCACGGCGTGTGCAGCTTGGATGCGATCGCCGCCGACGTCGCCGGCGACGGGGACCTGCTGGTGGTCACCGATGCCCGGCGCCGCGAGGTGTACTGGGCTCGCTACTCGGGTGGCGAGCGGGTGGCGGGGCCGGACGTGATCAAGCCGTCCGAACTCGATGCAGCCCCGTCTCGGGTGATCGCCGGATCGGCGTCGCACGTGGACATGTTCGATCTGCCGGTCGAGCCGGTCGAGACGCCGTCTCCCGCTGGTCTGGTGGCGGTCGCGGCGCAGGCGTTGCGCGTCGGTGTGGAGCCGGAACCGCTGGTGCCGCTCTACCTGCGCCGCCCGGACGCGGTGGAGTTGGCGGACCGGAAGAAATGA
- the glmS gene encoding glutamine--fructose-6-phosphate transaminase (isomerizing), giving the protein MCGIVGYVGHRQALGVVVEALRRMEYRGYDSAGIAVADGAGGLATERKAGRLANLEAELAETGDGRFVGTTGMGHTRWATHGKPTDRNAHPHRDASGKLAVVHNGIIENFALLRAELEAAGVDLLSDTDSEVAVHLVAKAYESGPTAGDFVESALSVLRRLEGAFTLVFTHADHPDMIIAARRSTPLVIGVGEGETFIGSDVAAFIEHTRDAVELGQDQVVVITAGGYAVTDFFGNSDVPTRPFTIDWDLQAAEKGGHDYFMLKEIQEQPQAVSDTLLGHFADGRIVLDEQRLSDQELRDVDKIFVVACGSAYHSGLLAKYAIEHWTRLPVEVELASEFRYRDPVLDRSTLVVAISQSGETADTLEAVKHAKDQKARVLAICNTNGAQIPREADAVLYTRAGPEIAVASTKAFLAQVTANYLVGLALAQARGTKYPDEVAREYADLAAMPELVSRVLGTVEPVRALAREFAQSPAVLFLGRHVGYPVALEGALKLKELAYMHAEGFAAGELKHGPIALIEDGLPVIVIMPSPKGRAVLHSKLVSNIQEIKARGAKTIVIAEEGDEAVRAHADHLIEIPAAPTLLQPLLSTVPLQVFAAEVAQARGLDVDKPRNLAKSVTVE; this is encoded by the coding sequence ATGTGCGGAATCGTGGGTTACGTGGGCCACCGCCAGGCTTTGGGTGTCGTCGTGGAGGCGTTGCGGCGGATGGAATACCGCGGTTACGACTCTGCTGGGATCGCGGTGGCAGACGGCGCGGGCGGGCTGGCCACCGAACGCAAGGCAGGGCGTCTGGCCAACCTCGAGGCGGAGCTGGCCGAGACCGGAGACGGCAGGTTCGTCGGCACCACAGGTATGGGTCACACCCGCTGGGCGACCCACGGCAAGCCCACCGACCGCAACGCGCATCCACACCGGGATGCGAGCGGCAAGCTGGCCGTGGTGCACAACGGCATCATCGAGAACTTCGCTCTGCTGCGAGCCGAGCTCGAGGCGGCCGGTGTGGATCTGCTCAGCGATACCGACTCCGAGGTGGCCGTGCACCTCGTGGCGAAGGCGTACGAGAGCGGCCCGACGGCCGGTGACTTCGTGGAGAGCGCGCTGTCGGTGCTGCGTCGGCTCGAGGGTGCGTTCACGCTCGTGTTCACGCACGCCGACCATCCCGACATGATCATCGCGGCCCGCCGTTCGACGCCGCTCGTCATCGGTGTCGGAGAGGGCGAGACGTTCATCGGCTCGGATGTGGCCGCCTTCATCGAACACACGCGTGACGCGGTGGAGTTGGGTCAGGACCAGGTAGTGGTCATCACTGCGGGTGGCTACGCGGTCACCGACTTCTTCGGGAATTCGGACGTCCCGACGCGGCCTTTCACAATCGACTGGGATCTGCAGGCCGCCGAGAAGGGCGGTCACGACTACTTCATGCTCAAGGAGATCCAGGAGCAGCCGCAGGCCGTCTCCGACACCCTGCTCGGGCACTTCGCGGACGGCAGGATCGTGCTCGACGAGCAGCGGCTCTCCGATCAGGAACTGCGTGATGTCGACAAGATCTTCGTCGTCGCGTGCGGCAGCGCGTACCACTCGGGTCTGCTCGCGAAGTACGCGATCGAGCACTGGACCCGGCTTCCTGTCGAGGTGGAGCTCGCGAGCGAGTTCCGCTACCGCGACCCGGTACTGGACCGTTCCACGCTTGTCGTCGCGATCTCGCAGTCGGGCGAGACCGCGGACACGCTCGAGGCCGTCAAGCACGCCAAGGACCAGAAGGCACGTGTCCTCGCGATCTGCAACACCAACGGTGCGCAGATCCCGCGCGAGGCCGACGCGGTCCTCTATACCCGGGCGGGTCCGGAGATCGCTGTGGCCTCCACCAAGGCGTTCCTCGCCCAGGTGACCGCGAACTACCTGGTGGGATTGGCCTTGGCGCAGGCCCGCGGCACCAAGTATCCGGACGAGGTGGCGCGTGAGTATGCAGACCTTGCTGCGATGCCGGAGCTGGTGAGCCGGGTGCTCGGGACCGTCGAGCCGGTACGTGCGCTCGCCCGCGAGTTCGCGCAGTCGCCGGCGGTGCTGTTCCTGGGTCGCCATGTGGGGTACCCGGTGGCGCTCGAGGGTGCGCTCAAGCTCAAGGAGCTCGCGTACATGCACGCCGAGGGTTTCGCTGCCGGCGAGCTCAAGCACGGCCCGATCGCGCTGATCGAGGACGGGCTGCCGGTCATCGTGATCATGCCGTCGCCGAAGGGACGGGCGGTGCTGCACTCGAAGCTGGTGTCGAACATTCAGGAGATCAAGGCCCGCGGTGCGAAGACGATCGTCATCGCCGAGGAGGGCGACGAGGCGGTTCGTGCGCACGCCGATCACCTGATCGAGATTCCGGCGGCGCCGACGCTGCTGCAACCGTTGCTCTCGACGGTGCCCCTGCAGGTGTTCGCGGCGGAGGTTGCGCAGGCCCGAGGCCTCGATGTCGACAAGCCGCGCAACCTCGCGAAGTCCGTCACTGTCGAGTAG